The following nucleotide sequence is from Vibrio sp. SCSIO 43136.
AGAACTTAACAAAGAAGAAGCGTTTTATTTAAGACAGGAGAAGCGTAACGCCGCCAAACTGGCGAAAAACCCTGATGCGACTGTGAAAATCCGTAGCTACACTGGTAAGCCAACCTTTTTTGATCAAATTGTAACGAGCTTAGTGACGGTAGCCGCTGGATTTATCTTGGCGACAGCGATAGCCATCCCCGCAGGGATTGTGTTGGGTCTTAACCAAAGTGTTTATCAGGCATTTAACCCGATCATTCAGCTGCTTAAGCCCGTGTCGCCACTTGCATGGCTTCCTATCGTGACCATGGTGGTGAGTGCGCTCTACGTGAGTGATGATCCTATGGTCGCCAAGTCGTTCGTTAACTCATTGCTGACGGTAGCGTTATGTAGCTTATGGCCAACGCTAATCAATACAGCGGTTGGTGTGGCGAGTGTCGAAAAAGACCTACTGAATGTAAGTAAGGTACTGCAACTGTCTTGGTGGAAACACCTTGTGCACATCGTTCTACCATCTTCTGTACCTATGATCTTCACTGGTCTGCGATTGTCACTGGGTATTGCTTGGATGGTACTTATTGCCGCAGAGATGCTGGCACAAAACCCGGGTCTGGGTAAGTTTGTTTGGGATGAGTTCCAAAACGGCAGCTCAAACTCATTAGGCCGCATCATGGTTGCGGTGATCACTATCGGCTTTATCGGTCTGCTACTCGATAGAGGCATGCTGGCACTACAAAAACATGTGTCATGGAATAAACAGCAAGTGCTGAGATAACCCGTAGCCAGATAAGAAAAATAAAGCCTTAAGGAGAGTGTTATGTCCCAACCATTTTTAGATTTAACCCAGCTTGGAATGCGGTTCCCTACGCCACAAGGGGAGTTTGTGGCACTGAAGAATGTTGATCTACCGATTGAGAAAGGTCAGTTTATTTCACTTATCGGCCACTCAGGTTGTGGTAAGTCTACCGTTTTGAACTTGGTCGCCGGCCTTTTAGACCCGACCGATGGTGGTGTGATCCTCGATGGCAAAGAAGTCGATGGGCCAGGACCTGAGCGAGCAGTGGTGTTCCAAAACCACTCTCTATTACCGTGGATGACTGTGTATCAAAATATCGAGCTAGCCGTAAAACAGGTCGCTCAAGGACAGTCAAAAGCGTGGGTGAAAGAGCAAGTAGAGCATTATCTTTCTTTGGTACAAATGACCCACGCTAGCGATAAAAAGCCCGATGAGATTTCTGGTGGTATGAAGCAACGTGTGGGTATTGCTCGTGCACTGGCTCTAAAACCCAAAGTTCTGCTGATGGATGAACCGTTTGGCGCACTAGATGCCTTGACTCGTGCTCACTTGCAAGATGCCTTGATGGAAATCCAAGCTGACCTCAATAACACCGTAATTATGATCACTCACGATGTTGATGAGGCGGTGCTGCTGTCGGATCGCATTGTGATGATGACCAACGGCCCAGCAGCGACTATCGGCGAGGTACTCGATATTGAGCTGCCACGACCACGAAACCGAGTCGAGTTGGCGGACAACGCTACTTATCAATCGTACCGACAGTCGGTGTTGAAATTCCTTTATGAAAAACAAGCGCATGTTAAGCCTGCGCCAAAGCCAGCCAAGCAAACTAACGTTGCTTAAATTATAAACCTTTCTTCCTGTCGCCCTAATTTAGAATTCAAACTCTAATTAGGGCGCTTTTTTGTACGCCAAATAACCTTTTAGTAATTTAATTGGAAGTTTTTATTACAGTCTGCTGATTATTGGTCGAAACTATAGGTGCATAAAATTGTTTAACAGGAAGAACAATGAAATTACTCACTACCCTTTTAGCCGCTTGCTTAAGTACGTCTGTTTTGGCTAAACCTTTAGTAGTGCCTGGTAAACCTGGAGAAGAAAAGTTGATGCAATACGTGTTTGAAGAGCTCGTCAAACGCAGTGATCGCTTCGACAGCATAAAACATCTCTATGGTCAGGATGGGGACCCCAACACCGCTAAAATGATGGCTGACCTTGATAGCGGACAACTCGATATTGCGTATGTCGCAGGTTCTAAAGATTTAGAAGCGGCGCATACGGCGATCTATTTTCCGATCTATCGTGGTTTGCTTGGCATGCGTTTGCCGATCGTAAAAGCTCAAAACAGTAATATTTTCAGTGGTGTAAATAGCTTTAACCGGATGCAGCAGTTTGTTGCTTGTCAGGGAAAAGCGTGGCCAGATACCTTCATTCTTGAAGCCAATGGCATCAAGATTGCGAAGAGTTTGAAATACCCGAACCTGTTTCCAATGCTAGAAGGTGATCGTTGTGATTACTTCCCACGTGGGGTATTTGAACCTTTTACCGAGGTGGAAAACCACAAGGATCTAAATCTCGTCGTGGATAAGCACGTTATCGTGCGTTATCGCATGCCATTTTATTTCTTTACAGCAAAAAACAACCCAGAGCTAGCGGAACACTTTTATCAAATCTTGTTGGAGATGTTTGAAGACGGCACTTACAACCAGCTGTTTTTTAATGATCCACAAGTTTCTGAGTCTTTGAAACTGGCGGGCCTTGAAAAGCGAGTCATTTTCGACCTAGATAACCCTTATTTAACCGAACGCTCTAAACAAATCCCAGCAAAATTCTGGTTTGATCCACTTCAAGGTGAAAAATAATGAAAAGTATAACCGCCAAAATTTTATCCGTATTAACGGTGCTTCTGCTTGTGGTTGGAGCGATTATTTCTGCCACGCTTTATTGGAGTAACGGGGATGAGTTGCAGCAAGAGTTTGCCCAAGACCAGCAAAACTTGTCTAAGCAGCTGGAAGTTATTCTGCAAGAGCCTGTCTACGTTTATGACAAAGACATTATTCAATCAATCATCGAGTCATTTAACTCCAACTCCATGGTTGCGGACATCAGTGTTGTTGACCACCGTGGCCAATCGTTGGGCCAAACCAACTCAAGCACTGCAGCGGATGATAGCTTTACAGTGCCACTGGCTTGGGAAGGCAAACCTATTGGTGAAGTTAAAGTAGGTATTTCTCACCTAGCGATGCAAAAAACGCTGGATCAGCTGTTAATGCAATCGGTGTTATCTGTGTTGGCAACGATCGCACTGGCAGTCATCGTGTTGGTTTCGGTGTTGCAAAAGTTGGTTCTACAACCTCTTCAGAAAGTGAACTCAGTATTGGGTGATATTGCTTCTGGTGGTGGTGACTTGACTGCACGTATTCCGGTCGAAACTCAAGATGAGATTGGCCAGTTGTCTGGGCGCTTCAATGCCTTTATTGAAACCATTCAAAACATCATCAAGGACATGAGTGTTGCCTCTGAATCGCTGGATAAAGCGTCTGCGAGCGTGAGCAGCATCGTTGAGAATGCTCGCCGCTCAAATGCAACTCAGATGGAGCTTACTTCGAGTTCAGCAACCAACATTGAGCACCTAGATGTTGCGACGCAAGAGATCGCTCAGAGCACGGAATCAACGGTGCAAAAAGCGAACCAAGCTTGTGACGTGGCAGATAAGAGCAAAGCATCTATCGAAGCAAACATCAACAATATTCGCTCACTCGTGGATAACCTTGAAATTGCTACCGAAGAAGTGGCGAGCTTGAAAGATACCAGTGACAACATCGGTAGCGTACTTGACGTGATTAAAGGTATCGCTGAGCAAACCAACCTTCTGGCACTTAACGCAGCAATCGAAGCCGCACGTGCAGGTGAGAGTGGTCGAGGCTTTGCAGTGGTAGCGGATGAAGTTCGTGCACTGGCAAGTAAGACACACGACTCCACCACAGAAATTGAAACCATTATCGAAGAGCTACAAAAACGTGCTGAAGCGTCGCATAAAGCGACTCAAGCAAGTAAGTCGATGGTGGGTGAGACCATTGACCAAGCGCAGCAAACGGGTGTGGCGCTTGAGCAGATCAGTTCTGAGATGACCGGTATCAACGACATGGTGATCATGATTTCTAGTGCGTGTGAAGAGCAATCCAACGTGACTCAATTGGTAAGTAACGACATGGCCCAGCTCAAGTCAGGTGCAGAGCAGCTTGAACAAGAAAGCTCGCACACTGAGCAGGTGGTTAATCAGTTGATTGATATCGGCGGTCAGCTCACTTCACAAATCGCTCGCTTTAAGTATTAAGCCTTAGCCCCACAGCAATGTGGGGCTTTTTGTTGAAATACGGATCATATTTACACTGTAAACTTACATTTATGGGTCGCAGTAAAGAGAGATTCGACTTAGAATAAAAAAAGATCAGCTTACTAATGAGCTGACTCTCACACAGTCAATAATCTTCGGCTAACCTTAAATGACAGCATAGTCATTCTGGCTGAATCGTTGAGATACTAAATGAGTAAAAAAGAAGAATTTCAGAAGGCTACGGAAAACCTGCGCAAAGCAGTCCCGCTAATGATCAAAAATCAGGTGCCTACAACACCGAGCAACTACGCTCTGTGGTACACCTATGTTGATAATACTTTGCCTGAACTTAACCGCGACTTAGACCAAGTGATTGATGAGTTCGGTATTTGCCCATCAGCGCAGACAGACGCTCTGTACCGTACCCATGTTGCTCAAAAAACAGAAACGGATGTCGCTCACATGCGCCTAAGTTTGGAGCGCCTGCTGAGTGAAGTGGGTCATTCAATGAATGACACATTGAATAACACCAGCGCCTTCCAGAACCAAATGGACAAGAGTTTTGGCAGCCTTGAACGCATGGAAGATGACGGTTTATCTTTCGAAGAGGTGATGGGGTTAGTTCGCAAGCTTTTGGTGGAATCGAAAGATATTCGCCACACAACCCAATTTTTGAACAACCAACTCAACACCGCCAGCAGTGAAATCGAGCAGCTAAAAGAGAAACTAGAAAAGGTTCAGCAAGACTCCTTATATGATGGATTGTCTAGCTTGATGAATCGCCGTGCTTTCGATAAAGACATGGAAGCTTACACTGCGTCGGGCGAGCCGTTTAGTTTGATCCTACTCGATATCGATCACTTCAAGAATTACAACGATCAATTTGGTCACCTGTTTGGCGATATGGTGATTAAGTCGATAGCGAAAAGATTGCAAACCAGTTGCCGTGAAGGCATTGCGGCCTATCGTTTTGGTGGCGAAGAGTTTGCGTTGATCTGCCCAAATAAGCAGCTTCGTTTGGCGATTCGATTTGCAGAATCCGTGCGCACCAGTCTTGAGAAGCTCAAGATCCGTGATAAACGAACGGGTAAACAGGTAGAGTCGATCACTGCCTCTTTTGGTGTTGCTGAGTTCCAACCCGATGAAACCGCCCATGACTTGGTCGACAGAGCCGATATTCAGCTCTACGAAGCTAAGCGTCTGGGACGAAATCGAGTGTTGCCGATATAGACATATTAGATACGACAAAGCCGACCATAAGGTCGGCTTTGTTTTATTATTAGTTTTACTTTAAGCAAACGCTTTATTCGTTTGGCGTTTATCAAGCATGCCACTTAGATAGGTGAGTAGCAAAGCACCAACAACAATCAAAGCACCCGCCCACGGCGTATTCATAACGCCAGAGCTTGCAACAATCTCACCGCCACCCCATGCGCCTAGGGCAATACCCACATTGAATGCTGCGATATTGAGGCCAGAGGCGACGTCAACCGCATCGGGTACATATTTCTCAGCTAAAGAAACCACATACACTTGCAGGCCTGGCACATTACCAAAGGCAAACGCACCCCAAATCAAGATGGTCAATACCGCACTGACTGGGTGGTAAGCGGCTACATTGAATACCAATAAGATACTGGCTAGGCCGACAAAGATAATTTTTAGTGCTTTTACTGGCCCAAGTTTATCGGCCATTTTTCCACCCCAGATATTGCCGACGGCCACCGAAACACCATACACCAGCATGATAAGTCCAATCGTGCTCTCTCCAAAGCCACTCACTTGTTGCAAGATAGGGGCGAGGAAAGTAAACGCAGTGAACGTGCCGCCGTAGCCGAGTGCTGTAATGGCATAAACTAAGAGTAAACGAGGGTGGGTCAAGACCTTTAGCTGAGCACTGAGCTTAGTCGCTGGTGGTTGTTTTAAGTTTGCAGGGACTAGCCAAGCACTGCCGATTAAAGCGATAAGCCCTAACACTGCGACGGTTAAGAATGTCGCCTGCCAGCCAAATGTCTGACCGATATAGGTGCCTAGTGGTACGCCTGTCACCAGCGCAACAGTTAACCCCGTGAACATGATAGCAATGGCACTTGCCGCTTTGTCTTTACTCACTAGCCCAGTCGCAATCGTCGAGCCAATAGAGAAAAACACCCCGTGTGCTAGACCGGTGAGTATTCTCGCCATCACAAGTGTCGAGTAGCTAGGGGCTTGCCAAGCTAACAGGTTACCAGCCACAAACAGGGCCATGACAGATAGCAGCACTTTCTTGCGTGGCCAGTTCCCTGTTAGGGCAGTGAGTACAGGTGCACCAATGGCGACACCTAGGGCATATAGGCTGACCAGCAAACCAGCAGAGGGCAGTGAAACGTTAAGGTCTGCAGCCATAGTTGGCAACAGGCCAACGATAACAAATTCGGTGGTTCCGATAGCAAAAGCGCTGAGCGTCAGTGCGAGCAAAGCTAATGGCATAATAAATTCTCTCAAGGTTGGAATGCGGGCTATTATCGGTAGAAATTTCATTGTTAAAAACAGTATGATTGGCAAATAACTTTTGTTGATTTGACAAAAATGGAGGGGGCATGCTGACCCGTTCAGATGATTTAGAAGTGCTCTTGGCGGTGGTGGATACTGGCGGTTTTTCTTCGGCCGCACAGGCGTTAGATATTCAAGTTGCGAGAGTGTCGCGAGCGGTGACTCGTATTGAGCAGCAACTTGGGACTTCACTGCTCAATCGCACCACACGTCGAGTAGAGTTAACTGACGAAGGCGCACAGTTCGTGGACTCAGTGCGGCAAGGTCTATTGCTGTTAGAGCAAGCTGAGCAAACGCTAGTGGAACAAGATGCCAAACCCAAAGGTAAACTCCGAGTTGACGCAGTCAGCCCTTTCCTCATCCATCAACTCGTGCCCTTGATGCAGGAGTTTAAGCATGAATACCCAGATATTGAGCTAGAGCTGACCTCTAATGAAGGGATCGTAGATCTACTAGAGAAACGTACCGATGTGGCGATTCGGATTGGTCGGTTGAGCGATTCGACACTGCATGCAAGGCCGTTGGGAAAAAGCCGCTTGCACATCGTTGCCTCTCCAGCTTATCTAAAGCGATGCGGGGTGCCACAAAAGATCTCACAAATAACCCAGCATCAATTGCTTGGGTTTTCGGGGGCGAAAACGCTCAATCAATGGCCTCTACCTGAGATAGGCAGCATTACCCCCACCATGATTTCTAGTAATGGAGAAACCGTGCGTCAGTTGGCGCTTGCGGGTAATGGCATTGCTTGCTTGTCCGAGTTCATGCTTAAAGAGGATTTGGAATCAGGTGCTCTGGTGAGTCTATTTAGCGATCAAGTGAACACCGACACTGGGCGAGAGAACGTCAATGCGGTGTTCTATAAGTCGTCAGCATTGGCCAAACGAATCTCGGCGTTTATTGATTTTATCCATCCGAGATTGCGTTTGTAGTCGAAGGGCGATTACAGCGCTTGTTCGAATCCAACTAAAGGCACACGTGTCGAAACAGCGTGCAGTGCAATGTTATGGATCATCTCATCCACTGTTGTGCAGCAGTCTGCTAGGATAGATACCTCATACTTTTCAGCCGCTGGTGAGATCGCTGTGTGAGTGACACAGTTTTGAGTCATCATCCCGCACACTAACAGTTCGGTAATGCCTTTCTCTGTGAGGGTTTCTTCTAGCGTTGTCTTTTCAAAACTATCGGCAAAGGTCTTGATTACCACCGTCCCATTTGGGGCTGCTGCCATGATCTCTGGGTGAATTTCTGCCCCTTCGGTACCTTCGTTAAAAAATGGAGAGATGCCCATCGCAGGGTCAGCAATGTGCTGAATATGGATAACAGGAATACCTTGTTGGTCGGCTTTGGCGATCGCCTGTTTAATGTTGCTGAGTGTTTGCTCAGTGTTCCAAAGTGGGAACTGGCCCGCTGGGAAGTAATCATTTTGTAGGTCGATGACAAGAAGTGCTTTGCTCATAAGTAAATCCTTTGAATATTGCTTTGATTGAACAGGTTGTTGTGTCGATGGGGTTATTATGCGACTTGTCGTTTGGTTTGCTCAGAGTCTAAAATGACATTTATCGGGCTAAAAACGACAAAGGTAAAATGGATACCCAATTCATCAAGGTTGCGATTTGCCAATATCCGGGGGCACTAAACTCAGCGGTATATGGTTTAGAGGAGCTGTTTAGCATGGCTAATCGAGCCTGCGACGAGCAAAACCTTGCTGTCAGGTTTGAGCCTCAGATCTATAGGACAGAATCGCTGCCTTCGGAAAGCCAGCACATCGTTTTGCTGCCACCCAGTGGCGATGAGCAACACTATTTAAACCCGCCCAGCAAATTATTGGAGTGGCTTAGGCAGCAACATCAAGCAGGGGCTACGGTAGCCTCTGCGTGCGCTGGAGCCTTTATTCTTAATGCCAGCGGCGTGGTGGCTAAGCGATGTGTCACCACCCATTGGGGGCTGGCAGAACTGTTTCAATCCCATTTTCGTGACACGCCGTTAGATACCCGAGAGATCTTGATCGATCATGGTGATGTGATCACCGCGGGTGGATTGATGTCGTGGTTGGATTTGGGCTTAGAACTGGTTTGCCGCTACGCATCGCTTAGCGTGATGCGTCAACTTGGCAAGATACTGGTCATTGACACTGCGCCAAGAGAGCAGCGTTATTACCGCCAATTTTTGCCTAATGTTAATCATGGCGATAAACCGATATTGCAATCTCAGCAATACGTCAATCAACACTATGCCCAAGTTCTGGTGGTAAGCGAGCTTGCCAGTCGAGCCAACCTGACGGAACGCACCTTTCAGCGCCGTTTTCTCAAAGCGACGGGATTCAATCCCAATGCTTATATTCAGCAGCTTCGTGTGCAAAAAGCTTGTGATCTATTGGAAAGCAGTAACGATTCGTTTGAACGAATCGCAATGCTGGTGGGCTATGAGGATGTGAGTGCGTGTCGAAAAGTGTTTACCAAGCTGATGGGGCTATCACCCAAAGCGTTCCGAATGCGCTTTAGCCGAGAGCCCCAAATAGATTAGAAAATTACGCTATACAGCACACCTGCACCAATCGCCATCGACAGCACGACGCTAACAAAGGCAATGATCATCGGTGTTTTGAAGATAGATTTAAGCAAAATCACCTCGGTTAAACTGGCACCAGCACTGCCGATGATCAGAGCCATCACGGAACCAAGCGCCATGCCTTTTTGTACTAGAGCAGCACTGAGAGGGATCACGGCAACGGCTCGAATGTATAGTGGGATACCAATCACCGCAGCCAGTGGTATGGCATACCATTTGTCAGCACCGGCATATTCGGCAATAAACTCAGTAGGGATAAATCCATAGATAAACGCACCAATAGAGACCCCTAGCAATAGATAGGGCAGTACTTGCTTGAAATCCGCCCAAGTGGTTTGCCAGATTGTTAGCCAACGACTAGGTGTTTTGGCTGTCAGGGTCATGGTCGAATCTGCGCAGCAACTTACTTCAACTTCTTTAGGAGCCGCTTCGTTGCAGCAGCTGCTTGTTTCCACTTTGGGCTGTGATGAGCAGCCAGATGCTTGAGTGCTTTGATAAGCCTCTTCTTTGACGTAACGCTCAAATCCCAGTTTCTCCAGCACGTAGCCTGCTGTAACTGATACTCCCATGGATACCATGAAATAAAAAAGTGCCACTTGCCAGCCAAAGGTCACGACAAAAAGGCCAATGACAATCGGGTTAAGTAGGGGGCTGGCAAACAAAAAAACCATCATAGGTCCAAACCCAGCTCGGGCACGCAATAAACCTTTTAGGAATGGGATCGTCGAACAGGAGCAAAATGGTGTGATTGATCCCAATAGCGCCGCTATCCAGTAGCCTCGCCCATTCTTAGAACTCAGGATCGCTTGGATCTTTTCTGGTGTTACATAGCTTTGCAGCACACCGACCAGATAACTGATCACTAAAAATAGAATAGTCAGTTCAGCGGCCAAAAAGATAAACATATCTAGGGCTTCTTTACCCATTTCGAGCCAGGTTGGGTTCATGATTTTTCTCCAGATTAATTTCTATATTTCGAAAAATATAGAAATGTAAGGTGAGGCGCAAGTGTTTTATTTCGATAAAAATGGAAATAAATACTAAGTTTATGAAAATTAGGAAGTAAAAATTTATCCTATTGGAATACCAAGCGGCAACAAGCTCGCTAAACGTCACTGAGCTTTCAATACACCCATCAGTTGGTTATATTTCTGAAAGTATCGAACTAATGAGAATCTGCCTAACCATGCTGGAACTTGAAGCCGTCGCCAAAGCACTGAAAGAGCTTGGTCATCCAACTCGTCTATCTATCTACAAAGCGGTCGTTAAGGCCGGGCACCAAGGCGTTGCTGTAGGTGGTTTGCAGCAGGAACTTGGAATTCCCGGCTCGACGCTGTCGCATCATATCTCCAATCTTTCATCGGCGGGGTTACTTTCTCAGCGTCGAGAAGGGCGCACGCTTTATTGTGTCGCTGAGTACCAGCAATTAGATAAAGTGATAGACTTTCTTCAAGACCAATGCTGTATCGATGAGCAATGCGATTAGGTCAAGACGCCCTATTATCGAAGGAATGAAGTAGATGGATATTAATCAAGTTGAGTCATTTTTAGAGCGCTGTAAAGGCAGTGAAGCAAGCTATCCTTTTGGTCCCGAGGCAAGAGTGTATAAAGTCATGGGCAAGATGTTTGCCTTGCTCGCAGAAGGGGACTCCCCCCAGCGAATTACCTTAAAAGCAAAACCTGCCGATGTGGAAGTATTAGTGGAAGAGTTTGAAGCAATTATCCCAGGCTACTATATGAACAAGCGCCACTGGGTCACAATTTCTTTAGTCGATGAAATTGGTGAGTCCATGCTTCAAGACTTGATTGAAAACTCATACCAACTGGTAGTTAAGGGACTAACCAAGGCTGCAAAACAAGAGCTTGCTGACCAAGCATAGAGCATCACCTCAATTAACCAAAATGCCTGCGTAACTGTGTTGGTTAGGCAGGCATTGCAGCGTTTGAATTAGTTAGAAAACTCTTTTGCATCTTGGCTTTTTAGTACTTTATGACCGTCTTCGGTGACCCCTAGTTTCCAATAGCTGCTGAAGTAACTTGCGTCTCTGCTAATGTCCCACTGCTGTGAGAAATAACGGCGGATAGTACGCATCTGACTGAACTCTGCAGCGCACCATATTGCAGCGCTACCGTTTTGTTTAGGCAGCTTTTCTATCGCCTGTGACAGATCTTCTGATGCAGGCTCGCTGACTACCCACTCAATCTGAATGCCTTTTGGTGCCGATAACGGCTGAATGTCCGATGCACTGGTGACTTGAATAAATGCATGTCCTTTGGCATCAGGTGTTAAGTCTTCAAGGGCTGCTGCTAACGCAGGTATTGCCGTCATGTCTGCGGCGTAAATTACCGTTTCTACTTTGGTATTGATCGGCTTACGTGGCCCGGGACCTGCGACATTGATGGTATCACCAACATTAGCGGTTGCCGCCCATTGTCCCGCAAGCCCACTACCAACCTCTTGGCTATCATGGGTATGTTTAACGAAATCAATCGTTAGCTGTTTATTAGTACTATCAAAGCTACGTATGGTGTAGGTGCGCATCATTGAGCGCTCACCCTCCGACAGTTGGCTCAGGTCGGTGCTGCCTTGTGGGGTAAATAGTAGCTTAACGTACTGTCCTGCGCAGTCAGGTGGAAACTGGTCGTGCTTTTCAAAGCTGAGGGTTAAGCGGATGTAGTTTTCACTAAGGTTTTCTTTGCTAATCACGGTAAGTAGCTTAGGTGCTTTACTTGGGCTCATTTTCATAACTCCAGCTTTGATGATGTTTTTCAATGCATTTTTAATAGTCATTAGCTTCTCAAAAACTCCTCGATTTTAGGTTTGATCGTCATGGAAATGATAATCATTAATGTTATCCCGACAGGCAGTGCTGCTGCAAACGCTTGTGCCCAACTTGTCACGAAGTGTTCAAGATCATTAAAGCCAATATTGTTTGCTGCGGTGGAAAATGCCATCAATGATTCCATGATAACGGCCATAATCAGACCTACAGTCAGGTTCACTTTTTTCTCGCTGCTGTTAGGCATGAACTTGCTCACCAACTTGCTGACTAAATTCATCATAGTGAAGCCAATCGGCATCATGAAGATGGTGGTGGTGAAAAAGGATGTCGCCCAGTCTTGGAAGAAGCTGTCGCTAAACCCTAGGTTCATATAGGTCATTACCCCAGTTAATGTGCCGCCCATGACGGTCATCATGGATGCGATCACCATAACTTTTTGCCACAAAGGGTTTTTGCTCGTTTGTGGTGTTGGTGGTGCAACCATCGGCTGAATGTTTGATTGGGTTGTCATATCTCGTCTCCAATGTTGCAATAACTTGTAATTAAGTTGATAATGTCAACTATATTGTTATTTGGTTGATGTTGTCAACTACATTTCTTAGGGTAGATCTATGTCAGATATGAAGTCTTTAGAAAACATCTTTGGTTTTATGCACTTACTCAAACGCACCATGCACGCAAAAGTTGAAGAGCTCGACTTAGATTTAGCGCCAATGCATATCCGAGCGATGAAAATCATCGAGAAACACGCACCCTGTACGGCGGTAGATATCGTCAATGTGCTCTGTCGAGATAAGGCGCAGGTGACAAGGTTACTCAAGGTATTGATTGACCTTGAACTGATTGAAAAGCAGCCAAATCCAGAAGACAAACGCAGTCAGTTTTTAGTGATTACCGACAATGGAAAAGCACAGATGGCTCGCTT
It contains:
- a CDS encoding helix-turn-helix domain-containing protein — protein: MDTQFIKVAICQYPGALNSAVYGLEELFSMANRACDEQNLAVRFEPQIYRTESLPSESQHIVLLPPSGDEQHYLNPPSKLLEWLRQQHQAGATVASACAGAFILNASGVVAKRCVTTHWGLAELFQSHFRDTPLDTREILIDHGDVITAGGLMSWLDLGLELVCRYASLSVMRQLGKILVIDTAPREQRYYRQFLPNVNHGDKPILQSQQYVNQHYAQVLVVSELASRANLTERTFQRRFLKATGFNPNAYIQQLRVQKACDLLESSNDSFERIAMLVGYEDVSACRKVFTKLMGLSPKAFRMRFSREPQID
- a CDS encoding permease, producing MNPTWLEMGKEALDMFIFLAAELTILFLVISYLVGVLQSYVTPEKIQAILSSKNGRGYWIAALLGSITPFCSCSTIPFLKGLLRARAGFGPMMVFLFASPLLNPIVIGLFVVTFGWQVALFYFMVSMGVSVTAGYVLEKLGFERYVKEEAYQSTQASGCSSQPKVETSSCCNEAAPKEVEVSCCADSTMTLTAKTPSRWLTIWQTTWADFKQVLPYLLLGVSIGAFIYGFIPTEFIAEYAGADKWYAIPLAAVIGIPLYIRAVAVIPLSAALVQKGMALGSVMALIIGSAGASLTEVILLKSIFKTPMIIAFVSVVLSMAIGAGVLYSVIF
- a CDS encoding metalloregulator ArsR/SmtB family transcription factor is translated as MELEAVAKALKELGHPTRLSIYKAVVKAGHQGVAVGGLQQELGIPGSTLSHHISNLSSAGLLSQRREGRTLYCVAEYQQLDKVIDFLQDQCCIDEQCD
- a CDS encoding MmcQ/YjbR family DNA-binding protein, which codes for MDINQVESFLERCKGSEASYPFGPEARVYKVMGKMFALLAEGDSPQRITLKAKPADVEVLVEEFEAIIPGYYMNKRHWVTISLVDEIGESMLQDLIENSYQLVVKGLTKAAKQELADQA
- a CDS encoding siderophore-interacting protein → MTIKNALKNIIKAGVMKMSPSKAPKLLTVISKENLSENYIRLTLSFEKHDQFPPDCAGQYVKLLFTPQGSTDLSQLSEGERSMMRTYTIRSFDSTNKQLTIDFVKHTHDSQEVGSGLAGQWAATANVGDTINVAGPGPRKPINTKVETVIYAADMTAIPALAAALEDLTPDAKGHAFIQVTSASDIQPLSAPKGIQIEWVVSEPASEDLSQAIEKLPKQNGSAAIWCAAEFSQMRTIRRYFSQQWDISRDASYFSSYWKLGVTEDGHKVLKSQDAKEFSN
- a CDS encoding DUF2798 domain-containing protein codes for the protein MVAPPTPQTSKNPLWQKVMVIASMMTVMGGTLTGVMTYMNLGFSDSFFQDWATSFFTTTIFMMPIGFTMMNLVSKLVSKFMPNSSEKKVNLTVGLIMAVIMESLMAFSTAANNIGFNDLEHFVTSWAQAFAAALPVGITLMIIISMTIKPKIEEFLRS
- a CDS encoding MarR family transcriptional regulator gives rise to the protein MSDMKSLENIFGFMHLLKRTMHAKVEELDLDLAPMHIRAMKIIEKHAPCTAVDIVNVLCRDKAQVTRLLKVLIDLELIEKQPNPEDKRSQFLVITDNGKAQMARFKEIEQEVIGQMTSGLSEQELDAFQAITQKMATNLGKGI